The Rosa rugosa chromosome 1, drRosRugo1.1, whole genome shotgun sequence genomic sequence TAtacaataaaatattaaaataaaaacaagaaagtaTTATGGTCATTAATGCTGCTATCTCTGAATGGAATAATGCTCAGATTTCAAAACTTCTGAACAAAACTTATTGTCTTAAACTTCTAAATTGGATGAAACCTCCTCCTGGAACCTATAAACTAAACATTGATGGTAGTAGAAATGGACATTCTGGAAAGATTGGTGCTGGTTATCAGATGTTCTAATGGATTATGgatcaagggtttcaagatAAACTTGGGCATAGGTGAAGTTTTAGATGCTGAATCTTGGGGCCTATATTATGGTCTTCAACAAGCTCTTAAATATCACATTACTCATATTGAAGTAGAAACGGATTCTGCAATTCTAGCAAAGTTGATCTCTCATACTGATGTTGCTCTTCATCCCATGGGCTCGCTTATTTGTTGCTGcaaaaatttgatcaaaaactTCCATTATTGCTTCTCCCTAAAGCACATTTACAGAGAAAGTAATATGGTAGTTGATTGCCTTGCTAAGGAGAGCATCAATCATGCTTATGGGATAATTGAGTTTGATGGTCCTCCCATTCACGCCTCTTCTGCTTATCTTGATGATCTTGATGGAGTATCTCGGCAAAGAAGAATCTCTGTTAGGCCTAATGATAGGCCAAGCTAGCTAGTTCTTTTTTAGtctgtttctttgtttctggatCTTTTTGACCCCTtacttacaaaaaaaataataataataataataacagagAAACAAGAGCTTAATTAGCATTGCACGGGTTCTTCAACCGCAAACATTTTTGTACAGTGAACAGCTAGCCAAAAGACCAAATCCCAACCcagaaattttgaaataaaaCTACAACACAGAAACTCTAAAACTCGATCAATTCCCACAGAAGTCATCACAACCTCTAAGTTTACCCAAAAACCCtgaccttaaaaaaaaaaaaaaaaatacaggaCTAATAATTGATCATCCTGTTTTTCTAGCCTCcaaaatccaaacaaagaaaaaaaaaaattacagcaCTCCCACACCTCTACAAATTCATCAGGTCACCCCTAACATTACTCAATGCCACCATTATATTCCAATCTCAAACCCCCTCCAACTTGACCCTCCTTCATTCAACACCTCCTGCAACAAATTAACAAGAACACAACTTTTCATACAAATTCCAAATTCATATATAAATccaataaaaaatattaaaaaaaaaagaccaaaacGGGGTGAATTTTTTACCTGTGAAGAAGAACTCTCATGCACAAGGCCAGACCTTCTTCCTTCCATAGAAGAGCCATCACTACCTCTCTCAGCTTTCTTGGACCCAATGTGGGCAGTCCTCTTCCGCCCCAGAAGCCCCTTCCACCTCGTCGATGACCCCTTCGGCGGCCTATGAAACGACACGTCGTCCTCCTGATCCTCCACAAGAAGCTCGTCTCTAAGAGTGGTAGTACCCCTCTGCATCTGGCTCTTGTTGCTTCCCTTGTAAGGCAGCAACCTCCCCTTAGAGAAAAGCTCATCAGCACTCATCATGGAGTAGTTGGTCACTGAGAACTCAAAATCTGAAGACACTGGTGCCTCCCTTGAGCTCCTCTCATGCTTAATCACATGTTGCGCATCAGCAAAGTCATTAGAGAATGAAATTCTAGGGCTCATTGGAGCACCACCACTACCACTACCACCATTACAGTACTG encodes the following:
- the LOC133727366 gene encoding uncharacterized protein LOC133727366; translated protein: MACLHTMYNSEHKGQYCNGGSGSGGAPMSPRISFSNDFADAQHVIKHERSSREAPVSSDFEFSVTNYSMMSADELFSKGRLLPYKGSNKSQMQRGTTTLRDELLVEDQEDDVSFHRPPKGSSTRWKGLLGRKRTAHIGSKKAERGSDGSSMEGRRSGLVHESSSSQEVLNEGGSSWRGFEIGI